Genomic DNA from Peribacillus simplex NBRC 15720 = DSM 1321:
TGTAAGCCCATATGGAGAACGAGTAGTGAAGCATGGTTTGAATTTGATCAATTCCCCCGGCAATGACCTGATATCGGTGACGGCTTTGGCAGCAGCGGGAGCACATATTGTTCTATTCACTACGGGAAGGGGGACACCTTTTGGCGGACCGGTGCCAACTGTGAAAATAGCAACGAATTCAGATTTAGCCAATCGTAAAAAACACTGGATTGATTATAATGCCGGGCGGTTGATTGAAGGTCAAAAGATCGATGAATTAAAGGACGATTTATTCCAATACATTCTTGAACTTTCATCAGGTAAAAAGAAAACGAATAATGAAAAATTCGGATATAGGGAGATAAGCATCTTTAAAGAAGGCGTCATTCTCTAACAGGTGTACATATCTGTTAAGTTATTAAAAAGGAGTGTTATTCAGTGAAAAGTATTGTTTGTGAACAACCTTTTGAATTTAAGATGATCGAGTCGGAAAAACCAGTTCCAAATTCAGGGGAAGCTTTGATTCGTGTGCGGCGCATAGGAATATGCGGAACGGATATTCATGCTTATGGTGGTAATCAACCCTTTTTTAGCTATCCTCGAATACTTGGCCATGAACTTTCCGGTTATATTGAGTCCATACCGGAGAATGAATCGGGGCTGAATGTCGGGGATCAAGTCTCGATCATCCCCTATATGGAATGTGGAAAATGCCTGGCTTGCAGAAGTGGAAAAACGAACTGCTGTACGGATATGAAAGTGTTGGGTGTACATGCTGAAGGCGGCATGAGTGAGTGGATGACGGTTCCTTATAATCATTTGGTGAGAACCGAGGGTCTTACACTTGACCAATCCGCAATGATAGAGCCTTTAAGTATAGGGGCTCACGCAGTTAGGCGCGCTGCTATTCAAAAAGGGGAATTTGCACTTGTGATTGGTGCTGGTCCAATTGGCTTGGGAGTCATGGCATTCGCTAAAGAACAGGGTGCGAAGGTGATCGCAATGGATGTAAATGATGAACGCCTTGCGTTTGCTGGCAAATGGGCAAATGTCGATTATACTTTGAACGTTTTGGAGAATCCAATGGCGAAATTAGCTGAATTGACAAATGGAGATATGCCAAGCGTGGTATTTGATGCGACAGGTAATGCTAAATCAATGATGGATTCATTTAAATATCCTGCTCACGGCGGAAGATTGATATATGTAGGTTTAGTTAAAGCGGATATTTCCTTTAATGATCCTGAATTCCACAGTAAAGAGCTTACATTAATGGGAAGCCGTAATGCAACAAGGGAAGACTTTGATTATGTCGTGAATACGCTGAAAAATGATAAGTTGGATATGAGTCAGTATATTACACACCGCACACATTTGGATGAAATGATCAATCAGTTTGAAGGGTGGTTAACTCCTGAAGCTAAAGTGATCAAGGCCATTGTCGAAATATAAGCATAAGCATTAGGTTTGCTGTCGTAAGGGTAACCTCTTGAAATCACACTCAAATTGGATATTTCTGTTAGAAAGGAGTTCTTTGGTCATGAACTTTAATAAAAGCCAACTGAAGGGTCTGAGTAAAGATACAAAAGCTGTCCAATATTCACATATGATGGATTTTCCCATAAAAGTATTGCAGATTGGGGAAGGGAATTTTCTTCGGGGCTTCTTTGATTGGATGATTTATGAATGTAATAAACAAGGCCATTTCCTGGGAAGTATTGCAGTTACCCAGCCACGCCCCTCCGGAAAAGGCAAAATAGAGGAAGTAAAGCGGCAAGATGGATTGTATACATTAATGTTACGTGGTTTTCACCAAGGGGAGAAAGTGGAACATACAGAGATCATTTCCGTTTTTTCGAAGGTAATTGATCCATATGGAGAATGGATGGAATTTTTAGCACTATCAGAAAACCCTGCATTGGAATTTGTAGTTTCTAACACGACTGAAGCAGGACTCAAATACCAGCCGATTCCTTTGGAAGAAGGAATCCCGATTGAATCTTTTCCAGGAAAACTGACTGCTTTTTTATATCATCGTTATCTGCATTTCAACGGAGATGCGGAAAAAGGACTCACCATGCTTCCATGTGAGCTTTTAGAGAGAAATGGTGATTCATTGAAGCAATGTGTTCTTAAGCATAGCAGGGATTGGGATTTACCAAAGCCCTTCATGGAGTGGGTGGACCGGGACAATCTATTCTTAAACTCGCTTGTAGACCGTATCGTTACAGGATTCCCAGCTAATGAGGCGGAAAAACTATTTGCATCATGGGGATATACGGATACTCTGCTAAATACGGCAGAACCCTATCATTTATGGGCTATTGAAGGTGACCCTTCTATTGATGAACGTCTTCCCTTACAACAATCCGGATTAAATGTGCGTTGGGTTAAAGATTTAGTGCCTTATCAAATGAGGAAGGTACGGATTCTTAATGGTTCACATACCTTGATGGCTCCTTTAGGCATTTTATCTGGATTGGAAGAAGTAAAACAGGTAATCGATCATCCTGATTTCAACCGATTCCTGAGCAATGCCATCGAAAAGGAAATAATTCCTTCATTACCTTTTGATCAAAATGAGATGATGCTATATGGGGAAAGTGTTCTTGAGCGATTTAAGAATCCTTTTGTACATCACCTCCTGGCCGATATTTCGCTGAATAGTATTTCGAAGTTTAAGGTTCGTCTCCTGCCTACATTAGAGGAATATCATATGGCGAAAGGTAGGCTGCCCGACTGTATCGTCCGAGGTTTTTCGGGCCTGATCCGATTTTATAAGGTTCATGAACTAAAAGGGAGTTATATTGGTAAAAGCTTCGCGGGTAAAGTCTATGTTGTTAAAGATGATATAAAGACTATTGAATTTTTCAAGGAACAATGGCTTGGTTATGAGAGGGGAGAAATCCCGCTTAGACAATTGATAGAAGCTACCATAAGTAATCAATATCTATGGGGGAAGGATTTGAGCGGTATCCCGAACCTAGGAAACGAATTATGCCAATATCTAGAAGGAATGATTGATGGAAATTATCCGTTGAAAGGATTCGGGCAAAGTTAAGTTCATGAATATCCTTCCTATCTCTTATTTTTTTCTTTATTTTATTTGTATTTTTGGTATACTGGATAAGTGATATAATTACTTGGTAGTTTCCTAATGGAAAGATATCAAAGGAATTACATATTCTTTATTCCCGTGAAGGGGAGTAGCGTCAGGGATAACCTGAAATAAAGTCGTCATTACGTGGGAATTCCACCGGCTTTATTGGCCTAATTCATTTAGTGCTTAGCGAGACCTTTGCCATATATGGCAGAGGTCTCTTTATTTTTGTATAAAGGAGGAAAATATGTTGGATTTTTTAACAGGTGAATTCATTTCAGGACTTTTAGCGATCATTATGATAGATTTGGTTCTAGCCGGTGATAATGCGATCCTTATTGGATTGGCTGCAAGAAAGCTTCCAAAAGATCAGCAAAAAAAGGTGATAATCTGGGGAGCGGTCGGGGCAATAGTGATAAGGATCATTGCCACGCTGCTGGTTGTTTGGCTCTTAGAGGTGCCTGGACTGCATTTAATCGGGGGATTACTTCTTGTATGGATTGCTTATAAGCTCCTTATCGAAGAAGAGGAACATGATTTGAAGCCTGCAGACTCTATGTGGGCTGCCATAAAAACTATCATTATTGCGGATGCTTTGATGGGATTGGATAACGTCCTAGCGGTTGCAGGTGCATCTCATGGTAACTTCACTTTAGTGGTGATCGGTTTACTTGTATCTATCCCAGTAGTGATGTATGGAAGTACTTTGATCCTGAAACTGATTGAACGTTTCCCAGTCATCATAATAATTGGTGCGGGAATACTAGGTTGGACAGCTGCTAAAATGATTGTAGCTGAACCCTTCATGCACGACTATTTTGCAAATCCCTTCATTAAATATGGATTTGAAGCGATAGTGGTGATTGGAATCCTGGTTGCCGGGACTTCAAGACAGAAAAATATAGAAAAAGCAAAAGCAAACAGAGAGAAAATGCAAATCGAACGTAATGGCTAATGGAAAAAAAGAGACCTTTCGAAAATGAAAGGTCTCTTTTTTTGTCTAAGCCCGAATGATATAAGTTGCAAAACCAGAAAAGGGTGTCCAAAGATCGGACTTTGGTACACCCTTTTCAAAATATTTAAGGAATCAATAACATGCATTTTAATCAAGATATCTTAGCCAAAATGATTATATGGAGCGATCACTCCTATCGTTAGTTTAAGTTAATCCATACACTTTTGACTTCCGTATAATTATCCAAAGCATAACTGCCCATTTCCCGTCCGATTCCACTTTGTTTATAACCGCCAAATGGTGAAGCGGCATCGAAGGCGTTATAACAGTTTACCCAAACTGTACCTGCCTTTAATTCATTAGCCACATAATGGGCTTTTTTTACATCCTGTGTCCATAAACCAGCAGCCAATCCATATTCAGAGTTATTTGCACGGTTTATCACATCATCCAAATCGTCAAATGGCATGGCGGCTACAACTGGACCGAAGATTTCTTCTTTAGCGATTGTCATTTCATCTTCAACGCCTGCAAATATTGTAGGTGTTACAAAATAACCCTCTCCTTGTCCGTAATTGCCCCCGGTAACCACTTCGGCTCCTTCAGACTTTCCTTTTTCAATATAACTGCCCACTCTTTCCAATTGTTCACTGGATACCAACGGCCCTATCTGGGTAGATGGATCAAGACCGGCCCCTTGTTTAATGTTTTTTGCATGGGACACTAAGTCAGCTACCACGTTGTCATAGGATTTCTTTTGAATGTACAGGCGGGAACCGGCACAGCAAACTTGTCCTTGATTAAACATGATGCCCATTAAAGCACCAGGAATGGCTTTACTCATATCTGCATCCGGTAAAATGATATTAGGTGATTTTCCGCCTAATTCCAACGAGATTTTTTTCACAGTTCCCGAGGCTTGGCGCATGATCATTTTACCTACTGAGGTTGAACCGGTAAAGGCAATTTTATCGACATCTGGATGGTCTACAAGCGGTGACCCTGCTGTTTCCCCAAATCCAGGTATGACATTAAGAACGCCAGGAGGAAAACCAGCTTCAAGCGCCAATTGACCTAAATATAATGCTGAAAGCGGCGTTTGCTCCGCTGGTTTTAAAACAATCGTACATCCGGTTGCCAGGGCTGCGCCTAATTTCCATGCGGCCATAAGTAGAGGGAAATTCCAAGGGATGATTTGCCCAACCACTCCAACTGCTTCATGACGGGTATAGTTGAAGTAATTCCCAGCAACAGGTATTGTTTGTCCTACTATCTTAGTAGTCCAACCAGCATAATAACGGAAGTGATCGATTGCAAGGGGGACATCGGCATTAGTCGTTTCGCCAATTGGCTTGCCATTATCCAGGGTATCCAATTGTGCTAAAGCCTCTTTATGTTCCTCCATGAGGTCCGCTAATTTATAAATGAGGCGACTGCGTTCCGATGCACTCATTTTTTTCCAAGGACCGTTGTCGAAAGCCTTACGGGCTGCTTTGACTGCTTTATCTACATCTTCCGGACCTGCTTCACACACAACCGCTAAAACCTTGCCGTTTGAAGGATCAAGAGTCTCAAAGGTTTTTCCTGAAGCAGCTTCCACCAATTCCCCATTAATCAAAAGCTTTTTAGTGCCCTTCAAGAATTCTTGCACTCGTGAATTAAGTTTAATAGTTTGTTCCATGTATAATACCCCTTTTCATTTGGATTTTAAGTTCGATCATAAAATCTGTGCAATGGCGTTCCTCTAAGTAAAAGGATCAGGTATAAGCTTATGTTTTCGATACATTTCTCTTTAGCTGCTTGCAGCATGTTTCAATATCTTTAAAAACTGGATTACTTGATTTCGTTCCCCCCTTATCAAAAAGGAATCAATTTCTCGACATGTAATTATGCAAGACTTATGCCAATAACAAAAAACCAATGAAACCAGTTAAAGAAGATGGTAGAGGGATATGGGAAGGTGCCGTTCTGTTCCATATTGGAACAAGCAGGTGTTCCATATTGGAACAAGCAGGTGTTCCAATATGGAACAAAAAAGTGAAGTAGTTCGCAGATGGCTGTCTTCACTTTGGTGAATATCTGAATTTTCTGTTATAATTAAATTGAATGAACGAATCCTAAATACTCTGAAATATTAAAATGCATAGAATTTCATTAATGAAATTGAATAAAAAACAGTGGCCATTTTACTGGATTATACATACGGGAGGATTATTCAATGTCTGTTAATATTAGCGCGGATAAAGGAACCATACCGGCATTTATTCAAGAATCATGGCAGCGGTGCATTTCGAAGGGGCTTCAGCCAAGCAGGATGGATAAGGAAGATATGCTTGGTGCATTTGAGTTGGCCGAATACCACGAACGATATGCAGAACTCCTGTACCATTCTTCCCCCATTTTAGAAGAAGTTTATCGCTCGATTAATGGTTTGGAGTCCATATTATTACTTGCTGCTCCTGAAGGATATATCATCGAAACAGTTGGAGATCCAGCTTTCATTCGCCATGCAGATAATGTTTCCCTGAGAAAAGGGGCAAATTGGCTAGAGGAATCAAAAGGAACAAATGCAATAGGAACTGCCATAGTAGAAAAAAACCCAGTATTGATTCATGGCAGTCAACACTTTCATCAGGATAACCATTTCCTTACTTGTGCCGCATCGCCCATTTATCACCCCGATGGGCAGCTGCTTGGTGTTTTGAACTTAAGCAGTCATCAACAGAATTATCATCCTTTTTCCATTAGTTTAGTTCAGAGGGTGGCTGATAGCATCAAACAAGCACTATTATTGTCCCATACTCAAAAAAGGGAGAAAAACCTTTATTTTATTTATGATTCATACCCTGATCCGTTAATTACCCTTGATAAAGAGGGGAAAGTTACAGATCTCAATTTAGCGGCGTCGCATGTTATAGGCACATTGAGAAAACCGGTATCGAATATAATATCAGGAACAGAACCACTTGTTTTAGAACAGAAGGTTTCAATTAAAGACCAGGAGTTCTTGGTTCAAACCCTCGGCAATAATATAGAACATCAATCCTCCGTGATCGTGCGGTTAAAAAAACAAAAATTGATTGATGGTTTAACAACTAATCGTTATCAATTTACTGATATAATAAGTAATGATCCGCAAATGAATCAAACCATATCCATTGCTAAAAGAGCTGCAGCACTTGATATCAGCCTGCTAATCACTGGAGAAAGCGGAACGGGAAAAGAACTGTTCGCTCAATCCATTCATGGGGTTAGCTTAAGAAGTGATAAGCCATTCATCGCCATCAATTGCAGCGCAATTCCCGAAAACTTATTGGAAAGTGAGTTATTTGGGTATGAAAAGGGTGCCTTTACTGGCGCAAAAAGCGGCGGGCATAAGGGGAAGTTCGAAGCGGCAGATGGCGGAACCCTGTTTTTGGATGAAATCGGGGATATGCCGCTTCAAGCTCAAGCGACACTGCTCCGTGTGCTTCAGGAACGATGTGTGACGCGTGTCGGCGGACATGCTTCCATTCCCATCGATGTAAGGGTCATTGCCGCCACCAACAAAGACTTACAAAAAGAAATTGAAGCTGGAGAATTCCGTGCAGATCTATTTTTCCGTCTTTGTGGATTATCTTTAAAACTTCCAAATCTAAGGAGTCGTAAAGATTTATTGCTGTTAGCAGAATGCATTTTAGCGGATTTACCTTATAAGAGTGAACATACCGAACTAACTGACGAAGCTAAAACATTCATTTTGGAATATTCGTGGCCAGGAAATTTCCGCGAATTACAAAACGTGCTCGGTCAGGCTGCATTCCTAGCTGATAATGGCCCGATTAGAAGGGACTTGCTTGTGGCACTTTGTCCTGTTTCTTCCGTTACACATGAGGAAGAGGCAAATGCCGATCGAGAACCAAGAAACTTTCAAGAACAAGAAACCCAACTTATCAGAAATGCATTGGAACGAACAAATGGAAATATCAGTAACGCCGCGAAACAACTCGACATCGGCCGAAATACGCTTTATAGAAAAATGAAAAAATATGGAATCAACTATCAAAAGTAAGAGTTTCATCGTATATAAAAAAACACGAATGATGCGTTTCCTTTTTATGACAATATCGAATTTTCGGCCTGATTTGGTCGAATCTTTGTTATCGCAAGTAACTATATGCGGACCAGCATACCTTATCTCTTTATAAGCTACATTTCACCTTGAAAAACAATAAATAATGAAGTGCAGGAAATCAAAATCTCATATAGAATGATGTTATTGATATAGTATCTAAAATTCCGCAAGGGATGTGTGGTCAATAGTATGAAGTTGTCATCTGAACATACGAAGTATAAACATGTATTGATTCAATATTTGGAAGAAAATGAATCTGCGTTTTTAAATGAATGGAATGAGACTATTAAGATCAATGAAATAGACCCCTACAAAGAAAAGATTAAAGAAAATGGTTATGGGATGTACTCACTGGTCATCCAAACGTTCAAGGAAATATTGTCTGATGATGTGCTGATAAAATTGGCTTACCAGGTTGCAAAAGAACGTCTTGAAGCAAATATCAACATTGGGGATTTTCTATATAATATCAATTTGGGGAGAAATATCATAATCAGAAATGTTTTTGGGGCCAATATCCCAATTAATTATATGAAGAAATTCATTAATGACATCAACTTGCACTTTGATACGTTCAGCTACCATGCAGTAACAAGATATACGAATCTTACAAATGAAGTGATTGAGGAAAAAAAGTCTTATATTAGTGAAAACCACAAAGATAAATTAGCGGTACTAGGTCAGATATCATCAAGTTTTGTACATGAGTTCCGAAACCCTCTTACAGCTATCATGGGGTTCAATAAATTACTGAAGAGGGAGAACCCGAGCTTGAAATATTTGGATATCATTGATTATGAGTTAAATCAGCTGAATTTCAGGATAACCCAATTCCTCCATACCTCTAAATCTGATTTTAATGAGGAACAAAGAGAGGAAATTTCCGTGTTAAAGTTAATTGAAGAAATACAAGAACTGACATATGCAAATATAGTGGATGCCAGCGTTAATGTGGAAATAAATATTTATCCAAACTTTGTCATGACAGCGAGCAAGGATGGGTTAAAACAGGTGTTCTTGAATCTTTTTATAAATTCCATTGATGCCTTAAAGGATAAGGAACATCCTAGAATTTTGAGGATAAACTCTATAATTGAGGCGAATGAAAGAATAATCCGAATTTCAAATAATGGACCGGCCATTGCCAGTGAATTGATAGAATCTATTTTTGAGCCTTTTGTCACAACGAAGGAGCTAGGAACGGGAATTGGATTATACGTATGTAAAAAGATTATTGAAAGTAATGATGGATATATGAATTGTGTCTCCAATGAAAATTTAACTACATTCAGCATCCATTTCCCAAAAGTTCAGAACTGAATTTATAATGGGTTAATACATATCATACATATCGATATTTTTCGACGCTTGTACATAGTTCTTTGATTAATAGCAGAAGGGCATTCCGGGTCTGCCGGTAATTTACATAAAATCATTCTCAGTGAAAATATATCTATTTGGAAGATGCCAAGAAATCAATTTGGATTTTAGCATCTTCTTTTTTATCCCTGTTATTTTTCAGTATATATGTTTGTCGAAATTTTAAAAGAAAACAATTAAATTGTCATTTTTGATTCGATTGTGAATCGAAAAGGGTGGATAATTAATATTTGAATCGAAAATTGAATTTTTGATTCAATATCGAATCGTTTTAAATTCATAAAAGCGTTAAACACTACTAAAATAACTATCCTTTTTTTGGCATGGATATTGCTTTTTATAATATATGTATAAAATTTTTAGTGAGAGAGGGTGCTTTTATAAAAAAAGAAGAGTGAGGAAGGAATAATAGAGCTGGGTAACTATATTTTTACATAAAAGGACTTCACTCAACAAAAAGCAAAAAGTGCAAAATCAACCAGAACATTGTACTTTCCGTGTATTTCGTTGAGGGGCTGATGGTAGTAAAGAAGGATTATAAAAAGAAAGCGGATACAGTTAATAGAGTATATGCTGTGCAATATACATATATCGATTGTGAATTTGGCATCATTAAAACTAATGATGAAACGGGATAAGACTGTAACATTTTTTTGAATGAAAGATTTCTACTAGGGTACCCATGAGCAGTGGTTTACTGCTTACAAACGGTAAATAGACAGTTTTAAAGGATGGTGACAATAGTGGCACTTCAAACAAATGAATTGAAACATGGTCTCAAGACCAGGCATGTCACAATGATTTCTATTGGCGGGGTAATTGGGGCAGGACTATTTATCGGAAGCGGAACAATAATAAATTCAGCAGGACCTGGTGCTATTTTATCGTATATAATCGCAGGATTGATGATCGTGCTTATAATGCGCATGCTGGGTGAAATGGCTGTAGTAAATCCTGATAGCGGATCCTTTTCAACATATGCACATCAAGCATTTGGTCCCTGGGCCGGATACACGATCGGCTGGTTATACTGGTTCAACTGGGTTATCATCATTGCTATTGAAACTACATTATTGGGTACTATGATTCATGATTGGTTTCCTGGTATACCTATGTGGGCTGCTAGTCTATCTTTCCCTATATTAATGACGATTACTAATATCTATTCAGTCAAAGCTTATGGGGAATTTGAATACTGGCTAGCTTTCATGAAAGTGGCTGCCATTGTAATATTCCTCTTCCTGGGTGCCGCCATGATTTTTGGATTTGTTCCGGGTTTTGATTCACCAGGCCTTTCAAACATTACTGGGGATGGAGGATTTTTACCAAAAGGTTTTCTGCCTGTCCTTCTTAGTGTGATATTCATTACTTTCTCTTTATCGGGAAGTGAGGTAGCTGCAATTGCTGCAGGAGAGTCTGAAAACCCTGAAAAAAATATTATTAGAGCCATAAACAGTGTTGTATGGCGTCTCCTTCTTTTCTTTGTTGGTTCAGTGACCGTGTTGGTTCTCGTAATCCCCCAGGGGGCTGAAGATTTACTAAAAACCCCCTATGCCAGCGTATTTGATATGGCAGGCCTACCGGCAGCGGGTCAAATCATGAATATCGTAATCTTCACTTCATTGCTTTCTGTTTTGAATTCAGGGCTATATACAAGCTCCCGTATGTTATATTCTTTATCAAAAAAAGGTGATGCACCGAAAATCCTTTCTCGTGTGAATAAGAGGGGAATCCCGATTTGGGCGTTAACGGCAAGTGTTTTCTTTTCTTATGTGTGCACGACATTTAAATTTGTTTCTCCTGATAAATTGTTTGCTTTTCTCGCAAACAGCTCTGGAGGAGTCACTATGATCATGTATATCTTTATCGCCTTTTCCCATCTATATTTACGGAAAAAGACGGAAAAAGAAAATCCCGGGACACTCAAAGTGAAAATGTGGCTATTCCCTTATTTAACCTACGCGACTATTGCCGTATTATTTATTATATTCGTTGCTCAGGCGTTTATTGATTCCATGAGATTGCAATTCTTTCTTACAACCCTTCTCACGATTCTAGTA
This window encodes:
- a CDS encoding aldehyde dehydrogenase family protein, whose protein sequence is MEQTIKLNSRVQEFLKGTKKLLINGELVEAASGKTFETLDPSNGKVLAVVCEAGPEDVDKAVKAARKAFDNGPWKKMSASERSRLIYKLADLMEEHKEALAQLDTLDNGKPIGETTNADVPLAIDHFRYYAGWTTKIVGQTIPVAGNYFNYTRHEAVGVVGQIIPWNFPLLMAAWKLGAALATGCTIVLKPAEQTPLSALYLGQLALEAGFPPGVLNVIPGFGETAGSPLVDHPDVDKIAFTGSTSVGKMIMRQASGTVKKISLELGGKSPNIILPDADMSKAIPGALMGIMFNQGQVCCAGSRLYIQKKSYDNVVADLVSHAKNIKQGAGLDPSTQIGPLVSSEQLERVGSYIEKGKSEGAEVVTGGNYGQGEGYFVTPTIFAGVEDEMTIAKEEIFGPVVAAMPFDDLDDVINRANNSEYGLAAGLWTQDVKKAHYVANELKAGTVWVNCYNAFDAASPFGGYKQSGIGREMGSYALDNYTEVKSVWINLN
- a CDS encoding histidine kinase N-terminal domain-containing protein gives rise to the protein MKLSSEHTKYKHVLIQYLEENESAFLNEWNETIKINEIDPYKEKIKENGYGMYSLVIQTFKEILSDDVLIKLAYQVAKERLEANINIGDFLYNINLGRNIIIRNVFGANIPINYMKKFINDINLHFDTFSYHAVTRYTNLTNEVIEEKKSYISENHKDKLAVLGQISSSFVHEFRNPLTAIMGFNKLLKRENPSLKYLDIIDYELNQLNFRITQFLHTSKSDFNEEQREEISVLKLIEEIQELTYANIVDASVNVEINIYPNFVMTASKDGLKQVFLNLFINSIDALKDKEHPRILRINSIIEANERIIRISNNGPAIASELIESIFEPFVTTKELGTGIGLYVCKKIIESNDGYMNCVSNENLTTFSIHFPKVQN
- a CDS encoding tagaturonate reductase; the encoded protein is MNFNKSQLKGLSKDTKAVQYSHMMDFPIKVLQIGEGNFLRGFFDWMIYECNKQGHFLGSIAVTQPRPSGKGKIEEVKRQDGLYTLMLRGFHQGEKVEHTEIISVFSKVIDPYGEWMEFLALSENPALEFVVSNTTEAGLKYQPIPLEEGIPIESFPGKLTAFLYHRYLHFNGDAEKGLTMLPCELLERNGDSLKQCVLKHSRDWDLPKPFMEWVDRDNLFLNSLVDRIVTGFPANEAEKLFASWGYTDTLLNTAEPYHLWAIEGDPSIDERLPLQQSGLNVRWVKDLVPYQMRKVRILNGSHTLMAPLGILSGLEEVKQVIDHPDFNRFLSNAIEKEIIPSLPFDQNEMMLYGESVLERFKNPFVHHLLADISLNSISKFKVRLLPTLEEYHMAKGRLPDCIVRGFSGLIRFYKVHELKGSYIGKSFAGKVYVVKDDIKTIEFFKEQWLGYERGEIPLRQLIEATISNQYLWGKDLSGIPNLGNELCQYLEGMIDGNYPLKGFGQS
- a CDS encoding amino acid permease; the protein is MTIVALQTNELKHGLKTRHVTMISIGGVIGAGLFIGSGTIINSAGPGAILSYIIAGLMIVLIMRMLGEMAVVNPDSGSFSTYAHQAFGPWAGYTIGWLYWFNWVIIIAIETTLLGTMIHDWFPGIPMWAASLSFPILMTITNIYSVKAYGEFEYWLAFMKVAAIVIFLFLGAAMIFGFVPGFDSPGLSNITGDGGFLPKGFLPVLLSVIFITFSLSGSEVAAIAAGESENPEKNIIRAINSVVWRLLLFFVGSVTVLVLVIPQGAEDLLKTPYASVFDMAGLPAAGQIMNIVIFTSLLSVLNSGLYTSSRMLYSLSKKGDAPKILSRVNKRGIPIWALTASVFFSYVCTTFKFVSPDKLFAFLANSSGGVTMIMYIFIAFSHLYLRKKTEKENPGTLKVKMWLFPYLTYATIAVLFIIFVAQAFIDSMRLQFFLTTLLTILVIGSYFLFYHKKKVITPEQEATLKNIHVKEG
- a CDS encoding zinc-binding alcohol dehydrogenase family protein → MKSIVCEQPFEFKMIESEKPVPNSGEALIRVRRIGICGTDIHAYGGNQPFFSYPRILGHELSGYIESIPENESGLNVGDQVSIIPYMECGKCLACRSGKTNCCTDMKVLGVHAEGGMSEWMTVPYNHLVRTEGLTLDQSAMIEPLSIGAHAVRRAAIQKGEFALVIGAGPIGLGVMAFAKEQGAKVIAMDVNDERLAFAGKWANVDYTLNVLENPMAKLAELTNGDMPSVVFDATGNAKSMMDSFKYPAHGGRLIYVGLVKADISFNDPEFHSKELTLMGSRNATREDFDYVVNTLKNDKLDMSQYITHRTHLDEMINQFEGWLTPEAKVIKAIVEI
- a CDS encoding sigma-54-dependent Fis family transcriptional regulator encodes the protein MSVNISADKGTIPAFIQESWQRCISKGLQPSRMDKEDMLGAFELAEYHERYAELLYHSSPILEEVYRSINGLESILLLAAPEGYIIETVGDPAFIRHADNVSLRKGANWLEESKGTNAIGTAIVEKNPVLIHGSQHFHQDNHFLTCAASPIYHPDGQLLGVLNLSSHQQNYHPFSISLVQRVADSIKQALLLSHTQKREKNLYFIYDSYPDPLITLDKEGKVTDLNLAASHVIGTLRKPVSNIISGTEPLVLEQKVSIKDQEFLVQTLGNNIEHQSSVIVRLKKQKLIDGLTTNRYQFTDIISNDPQMNQTISIAKRAAALDISLLITGESGTGKELFAQSIHGVSLRSDKPFIAINCSAIPENLLESELFGYEKGAFTGAKSGGHKGKFEAADGGTLFLDEIGDMPLQAQATLLRVLQERCVTRVGGHASIPIDVRVIAATNKDLQKEIEAGEFRADLFFRLCGLSLKLPNLRSRKDLLLLAECILADLPYKSEHTELTDEAKTFILEYSWPGNFRELQNVLGQAAFLADNGPIRRDLLVALCPVSSVTHEEEANADREPRNFQEQETQLIRNALERTNGNISNAAKQLDIGRNTLYRKMKKYGINYQK
- a CDS encoding TerC family protein — its product is MDFLTGEFISGLLAIIMIDLVLAGDNAILIGLAARKLPKDQQKKVIIWGAVGAIVIRIIATLLVVWLLEVPGLHLIGGLLLVWIAYKLLIEEEEHDLKPADSMWAAIKTIIIADALMGLDNVLAVAGASHGNFTLVVIGLLVSIPVVMYGSTLILKLIERFPVIIIIGAGILGWTAAKMIVAEPFMHDYFANPFIKYGFEAIVVIGILVAGTSRQKNIEKAKANREKMQIERNG